One genomic window of Phaenicophaeus curvirostris isolate KB17595 chromosome 21, BPBGC_Pcur_1.0, whole genome shotgun sequence includes the following:
- the PITPNA gene encoding phosphatidylinositol transfer protein alpha isoform, whose amino-acid sequence MVLIKEYRVILPVSVEEYQVGQLYSVAEASKNETGGGEGVEVLVNEPYERDGERGQYTHKIYHLQSKVPTFVRMLAPEGALNIHEKAWNAYPYCRTGECNEYMKDDFLIKIETWHKSDLGTQENVHKLEPDVWKNVEAIYIDIADRSQVLPKDYKAEEDPAKFKSVKTGRGPLGPNWKKELGKQTDCPYMCAYKLVTVKFKWWGLQNKVENFIQKQEKRLFTNFHRQLFCWLDKWVDLTMEDIRRMEEETKRQLDEMREKDPVKGMTAADD is encoded by the exons CCGCGTTATCCTGCCTGTGTCTGTGGAGGAG TATCAAGTGGGACAACTGTATTCTGTGGCAGAAGCCAGTAAAAATGAAACTGGTGGAGGTGAAGGAGTGGAGgtgctggtgaatgaacccTACGAAAGAGATGGGGAGCGTGGGCAGTACACACACAAGATTTACCACTTACAGAG CAAAGTGCCAACGTTTGTGAGAATGCTGGCCCCCGAAGGAGCTCTGAATATCCATGAAAAGGCATGGAATGCCTATCCCTACTGCAGAACTGGTGAGTGC AATGAGTATATGAAGGATGACTTCCTGATCAAAATTGAAACCTGGCATAAATCAGATCTTGGAACACAAGAGAAT GTTCATAAACTGGAGCCAGATGTATGGAAGAACGTAGAAGCTATTTATATAGACATTGCTGATCGGAGTCAAGTGCTTCCCAAG GATTACAAAGCAGAAGAAGATCCAGCAAAATTCAAATCTGTCAAGACTGGACGTGGGCCTCTAGGTCCCAACTGGAAG aaggagctggggaaacAGACAGATTGTCCATACATGTGTGCTTACAAACTGGTAACTGTCAAGTTCAAGTGGTGGGGTCTGCAAAATAAAGTTGAGAACTTTATACAGAAG CAAGAAAAGCGTCTCTTCACAAACTTCCACCGGCAGCTCTTTTGCTGGCTTGATAAGTGGGTTGATCTGACCATGGAGGACATTCGTCGGATGGAGGAGGAGACCAAGAGGCAGCTGGATGAG ATGAGAGAAAAAGATCCAGTGAAAGGAATGACGGCTGCAGATGACTAA